The proteins below come from a single Parazoarcus communis genomic window:
- the meaB gene encoding methylmalonyl Co-A mutase-associated GTPase MeaB, whose protein sequence is MNASDSVSPQLPATDAADQALVDGVLARKLRPLAKTITLIESQRDDHKARARAVLEALLPHTGKSIRVGISGVPGVGKSTFIEGLGLYLIEQGLRVAVLAVDPSSSVSGGSILGDKTRMEHLSQNPGAYIRPSPSACSLGGVAEKTRETMLVCEASGFDVIIVETVGVGQSETAVAGMTDIFCLLQLPNAGDDLQAIKKGIMEIADLIVINKADIDPSAAMRAKSQIKTALHMLRPMSQNWVVPVITLSALRNEGVAEFWEQVTRYRETLSRTGEFDAKRRHQALAWMWDMIDNGLRSRFRSHPQVRRDLPDLASAVEQGTTTPSAAALKLLSYLN, encoded by the coding sequence CTTGCGCGCAAACTGCGTCCGCTCGCCAAGACCATTACCCTGATCGAATCGCAGCGCGATGATCACAAGGCCCGTGCACGCGCCGTGCTCGAAGCCCTGCTGCCGCATACCGGCAAGTCCATCCGGGTGGGTATTTCTGGCGTGCCCGGCGTGGGGAAATCGACCTTCATCGAAGGCCTTGGTCTGTACCTGATCGAGCAGGGGCTGCGTGTGGCGGTGCTCGCGGTCGACCCGTCCTCGTCGGTGAGTGGCGGCTCGATTCTCGGCGACAAGACGCGCATGGAGCACCTGAGCCAGAATCCTGGCGCCTATATCCGGCCCAGTCCCTCGGCGTGCAGCCTCGGCGGTGTGGCGGAGAAAACGCGGGAGACCATGCTGGTCTGCGAGGCGTCCGGTTTCGACGTGATCATTGTCGAGACGGTGGGTGTGGGCCAGTCGGAAACCGCGGTCGCCGGCATGACCGACATCTTCTGCCTGCTGCAGTTGCCCAACGCCGGTGACGACCTGCAGGCGATCAAGAAAGGCATCATGGAGATCGCCGATCTGATCGTCATCAACAAGGCCGACATCGACCCTTCCGCCGCGATGCGGGCGAAGTCGCAGATCAAGACCGCGCTGCACATGCTGCGGCCGATGAGTCAGAACTGGGTCGTGCCGGTCATCACCCTGTCTGCGCTCAGGAATGAAGGGGTCGCCGAGTTCTGGGAGCAGGTGACGCGTTACCGCGAAACCCTGAGCAGAACGGGCGAGTTTGATGCCAAGCGTCGCCATCAGGCGCTGGCCTGGATGTGGGACATGATCGACAACGGCCTGCGCAGCCGCTTCCGCAGCCACCCGCAAGTGAGGCGGGATCTGCCGGATCTGGCGAGCGCGGTCGAGCAGGGCACGACGACGCCGTCGGCTGCGGCGCTCAAGCTTCTGAGCTACCTGAATTGA
- a CDS encoding acyl-CoA carboxylase subunit beta codes for MQDIIRQLDEKRAKARLGGGQKRIDAQHAKGKLTARERIELFLDDGSFEEWDMFKEHRCNDFGMNADHIPGDGVVTGYGTVNGRLVFVFSQDFTVFGGSLSETHAEKICKVMDHAMKVGAPVIGLNDSGGARIQEGVDSLGGYADVFQRNVMASGVVPQISLIMGPCAGGAVYSPAMTDFIFMVKDSSYMFVTGPEVVKTVTHEEVTAEELGGAITHNTKSGVADLAFENDVEALMMTRRLVGFLPSSNREKPPAIPAVDPADRLDFSLDTLVPANPNQPYDMKELIVKMVDDGDFFELQPDYAKNIIIGFARMEGSPVGIVANQPLVLAGCLDIKSSIKAARFVRFCDAFNIPVVTLVDVPGFMPGTSQEYGGIIKHGAKLLYAYAECTVPKVTLITRKAYGGAYDVMSSKHLRGDVNFAWPSAEIAVMGPKGAVEIIFREEKNDPAKIAEREAEYKARFANPFVAGARGFIDDVIMPHETRKRVCRSLAMLKDKELENPWRKHGNIPL; via the coding sequence ATGCAAGACATCATTCGTCAGCTGGACGAGAAGCGCGCCAAGGCCCGTCTGGGCGGTGGCCAGAAGCGCATCGACGCCCAGCACGCCAAGGGCAAGCTCACTGCACGCGAGCGTATCGAACTGTTCCTCGACGACGGCAGCTTCGAAGAGTGGGACATGTTCAAGGAGCACCGCTGCAACGATTTCGGCATGAATGCCGACCATATCCCGGGCGACGGTGTCGTCACCGGCTATGGCACCGTGAATGGTCGTCTGGTGTTCGTGTTCTCGCAGGATTTCACCGTGTTCGGCGGCTCGCTGTCGGAAACCCACGCCGAGAAGATCTGCAAGGTGATGGACCACGCGATGAAGGTCGGTGCGCCGGTGATCGGCCTCAACGACTCGGGTGGCGCACGTATTCAGGAAGGCGTGGATTCGCTCGGCGGCTACGCCGACGTGTTCCAGCGCAACGTGATGGCCTCAGGCGTGGTGCCGCAGATTTCGCTGATCATGGGGCCGTGTGCCGGCGGCGCGGTGTATAGCCCGGCCATGACCGACTTCATCTTCATGGTGAAGGACTCCTCCTACATGTTCGTCACCGGTCCCGAAGTGGTCAAGACCGTGACCCACGAGGAAGTCACCGCCGAAGAGCTGGGTGGCGCGATCACCCACAACACCAAGTCCGGTGTGGCCGACCTCGCCTTCGAGAACGATGTCGAAGCGCTGATGATGACCCGCCGTCTGGTGGGCTTCCTGCCTTCGAGTAACCGCGAGAAGCCGCCTGCAATTCCGGCAGTCGACCCCGCCGACCGCCTCGACTTCTCGCTCGACACCCTGGTGCCGGCGAACCCGAACCAGCCGTATGACATGAAAGAGCTGATCGTCAAGATGGTCGACGACGGCGATTTCTTCGAGCTGCAGCCCGACTACGCCAAGAACATCATCATCGGCTTCGCCCGCATGGAAGGCTCTCCGGTCGGTATCGTCGCCAACCAGCCGCTCGTGCTGGCCGGCTGCCTCGACATCAAGAGCTCGATCAAGGCGGCGCGTTTCGTGCGCTTCTGCGATGCGTTCAACATCCCGGTCGTGACCCTGGTCGACGTGCCCGGCTTCATGCCCGGCACCAGCCAGGAATACGGCGGCATCATCAAGCATGGCGCCAAACTGCTCTACGCCTACGCCGAGTGCACCGTGCCGAAGGTCACCCTGATCACGCGCAAGGCCTACGGCGGTGCGTATGACGTGATGAGCTCCAAGCACCTGCGCGGCGACGTCAACTTCGCCTGGCCGTCGGCCGAAATCGCGGTGATGGGCCCGAAGGGCGCGGTGGAGATCATCTTCCGCGAGGAAAAGAACGATCCCGCCAAGATTGCCGAGCGCGAGGCCGAGTACAAGGCCCGTTTCGCCAATCCGTTCGTGGCCGGTGCGCGTGGCTTCATCGACGACGTGATCATGCCGCACGAAACGCGCAAGCGCGTGTGCCGTTCGCTGGCCATGCTCAAGGACAAGGAACTCGAGAACCCGTGGCGCAAGCACGGCAACATTCCGCTGTAA